In Streptomyces sp. NBC_01717, one DNA window encodes the following:
- the nrdR gene encoding transcriptional regulator NrdR — MHCPFCRHPDSRVVDSRTTDDGTSIRRRRQCPDCSRRFTTVETCSLMVVKRSGVTEPFSRTKVISGVRKACQGRPVTEDALAKLGQRVEEAVRATGSAELTTHDVGLAILGPLQELDLVAYLRFASVYRAFDTLEDFEAAIVQLRERRPPVEGCGTGETLEVPVPAVAAD; from the coding sequence ATGCACTGCCCCTTCTGCAGGCACCCCGACAGCCGGGTCGTCGACAGTCGCACCACCGATGACGGCACGTCGATCCGCCGTCGCCGTCAGTGCCCCGACTGCTCCCGCCGTTTCACGACGGTGGAGACCTGCTCGCTGATGGTGGTGAAGCGCAGCGGAGTCACCGAACCCTTCAGTCGTACCAAGGTCATTTCCGGCGTGCGCAAGGCATGCCAGGGGCGACCCGTCACCGAGGACGCCCTCGCCAAACTCGGCCAGCGGGTCGAGGAGGCGGTGCGCGCCACCGGAAGCGCCGAGCTGACCACCCACGACGTGGGTCTGGCCATACTCGGCCCCTTGCAGGAACTCGACCTCGTCGCATACCTGCGCTTCGCGTCCGTGTACCGGGCGTTCGACACACTCGAAGACTTCGAGGCCGCCATCGTGCAACTTCGCGAGCGGCGGCCTCCCGTGGAGGGATGCGGGACCGGCGAGACCCTGGAGGTCCCCGTTCCCGCCGTCGCCGCCGACTGA